A region of uncultured Desulfobacter sp. DNA encodes the following proteins:
- a CDS encoding response regulator yields MPESGNNVTDKAAELEQTCSILSDFNSRLHSLVETVGGLHLCSDMVRFPGLLLEKFAMLMDADGGSFYMSTRTGLRLMASLDPGHAAVTLPSPLFSHSILNHVVTTQTPLLIRNITRENQFISSSWGGYKDNSLIIFPILDSLDGTKVEAVVSLHNKKTPPFTAQDKEVGTILASYSKECLRAVRAFDALQQSEYRYRTLFERSNDAIFIVDKKNGQYRDCNRAAEKLTGRSTKEIRKLTRNDLTGLEKEVGDPMRTSGPAQSMIPPETIVYIRPDKSRCPAKVNVVPLDDHQVIEIARDISQDLEMERQLQHSRKMEAIGTLAGGIAHDFNNILSGILGYAQLLEMQIDDTQAVRKNLAHVIKGATRAGDLVQQILTFSRQVEHEHKALKLYLIVRESVKFLRSSIPTSIEISETISSQSQVMVDATQIHQVIINLCTNAYHAIGNHNQGRITVSLQDFYLDETRVRQGCSPGNYVRLRVTDTGKGIEQETMDRIFDPYFTTKEMSRGTGLGLAVVEGVIKKHGGFIVVTSQVGRGTKFNIFLPIAEPSHSGNTVQPIPRGIFRGTGRILLAEDEVLILQATQRILRTLGYQVTAFIDGKAAMEAFEHSPDRYDIVITDMGMPRMNGRDLAKGILALRPDMPIILCTGFHESYTREAALQEGIRRYVQKPVTGRELAEMVQEEIFGKIEF; encoded by the coding sequence ATGCCTGAATCTGGAAATAACGTCACAGACAAAGCTGCAGAGCTTGAACAGACCTGTTCAATACTGTCCGACTTTAACAGCCGTCTGCATTCCCTGGTGGAAACTGTTGGCGGACTTCATCTGTGCAGTGACATGGTCAGGTTTCCAGGCCTGCTTCTTGAAAAATTTGCAATGCTTATGGATGCCGATGGCGGAAGCTTCTATATGTCAACCCGCACCGGGCTGCGACTTATGGCGTCTCTGGATCCGGGGCATGCTGCCGTGACCCTTCCTTCGCCTTTATTTTCACATTCAATCCTGAATCATGTGGTAACAACCCAAACGCCGTTACTCATCAGGAATATCACCCGGGAAAACCAGTTTATTTCAAGTTCATGGGGTGGATATAAAGACAATTCGCTCATCATTTTCCCCATTCTTGACTCCCTCGACGGCACAAAGGTTGAGGCCGTAGTCAGCCTCCACAACAAAAAAACACCACCCTTCACTGCCCAGGACAAGGAGGTCGGAACTATTCTTGCTTCCTATTCCAAGGAATGCCTACGGGCGGTCCGGGCCTTTGATGCGCTCCAGCAAAGCGAATACCGATATCGCACCTTATTTGAGAGATCCAATGATGCCATCTTTATTGTGGATAAAAAAAACGGCCAATACCGGGACTGCAACAGAGCCGCAGAGAAACTCACCGGCCGTTCCACAAAAGAGATCCGGAAATTAACCAGAAATGATTTAACCGGACTGGAAAAAGAGGTGGGCGATCCCATGCGGACATCAGGCCCGGCCCAGTCCATGATCCCACCGGAAACAATCGTTTACATCCGTCCGGATAAAAGCCGGTGCCCTGCCAAGGTAAATGTTGTTCCCCTGGATGATCATCAGGTGATTGAGATTGCCAGAGATATAAGCCAGGACCTTGAAATGGAACGGCAGCTCCAGCATTCCAGAAAAATGGAGGCCATCGGCACTCTGGCCGGTGGTATTGCCCATGATTTTAACAATATTCTGTCCGGTATTCTGGGATATGCCCAACTTCTGGAGATGCAAATCGACGACACCCAAGCGGTCCGCAAAAATCTGGCCCATGTAATTAAGGGGGCCACCCGGGCAGGTGATCTTGTTCAACAGATCCTGACATTCAGCAGGCAGGTGGAACATGAACACAAGGCCTTGAAGCTCTATCTAATCGTCAGGGAATCCGTAAAATTTTTGCGATCATCCATCCCCACAAGCATTGAAATTTCAGAAACTATCAGCAGCCAGAGCCAGGTGATGGTCGATGCCACCCAGATCCACCAGGTGATCATAAATCTGTGCACCAACGCCTATCATGCCATTGGAAACCACAATCAGGGGCGTATTACCGTGTCCCTTCAGGATTTCTATCTGGACGAAACCCGTGTTCGCCAGGGCTGTTCCCCCGGCAATTATGTGCGGTTAAGGGTGACGGACACAGGAAAAGGCATTGAGCAGGAGACCATGGACAGAATTTTTGATCCGTACTTCACCACCAAGGAGATGAGCCGGGGGACGGGACTGGGACTTGCCGTGGTGGAAGGGGTTATCAAAAAGCATGGGGGGTTCATTGTTGTTACCAGTCAGGTGGGCCGGGGAACAAAATTCAATATCTTTTTACCCATAGCGGAACCATCACACAGTGGAAATACAGTTCAGCCCATACCCCGGGGAATATTTCGTGGCACGGGACGAATTTTGCTGGCCGAAGACGAAGTCCTTATACTCCAGGCCACCCAGAGAATTCTTAGAACATTGGGATACCAGGTAACGGCTTTTATTGACGGAAAGGCCGCCATGGAAGCCTTTGAGCATTCCCCTGACAGGTATGATATTGTCATAACAGACATGGGTATGCCCAGAATGAACGGAAGGGACCTGGCAAAGGGCATCCTTGCGCTAAGACCGGATATGCCGATTATTTTGTGTACGGGATTTCATGAAAGCTACACACGGGAAGCCGCTCTGCAGGAGGGTATAAGGAGATATGTCCAGAAACCTGTAACCGGAAGGGAACTGGCCGAGATGGTTCAAGAAGAGATTTTTGGTAAGATAGAATTTTAG